Proteins encoded together in one Urocitellus parryii isolate mUroPar1 chromosome 3, mUroPar1.hap1, whole genome shotgun sequence window:
- the Cmklr1 gene encoding chemerin-like receptor 1, whose translation MEDGEYNSSLPYDDEYLDDLGPVLVLDDHPPPEARVTRVLVVVIYSLVCLLGILGNGLVIVIATFKMKRTVNSVWFLNLAVADFLFNVFLPLHITYAALDYHWVFGRAMCKVSSFLLIHNMYTSVFLLTAISLDRCVSVLLPVWSQNHRSVRLAYAACVVIWVLAFCLSSPSLVFRDTASLHGKTSCFNNFSLSAAGPAGRVGSSPHVLVTVTRFLCGFLVPVLVITACYLTIVCRLRRHRLAKTKKPFKIIVTIIVTFFCCWCPYHTLYLLELHHTVLPGPVFSLGLPLATALAIANSCMNPLLYVFMGQDFKKFKVTLFSRLVNALSEDTGHSSFPSHRSFTRMSSVNDKSSVNERETSML comes from the coding sequence ATGGAGGACGGGGAGTACAACTCCTCCCTCCCCTATGACGACGAGTACCTGGATGACCTGGGCCCCGTGTTGGTGCTGGACGACCACCCTCCCCCGGAGGCCAGGGTGACCCGGGTCCTGGTGGTGGTGATCTACAGCCTCGTCTGCCTCCTGGGCATCCTGGGCAACGGCCTGGTGATCGTCATCGCCACCTTCAAGATGAAGAGGACGGTGAACAGCGTGTGGTTCCTCAACCTGGCCGTGGCCGACTTCCTCTTCAACGTCTTCCTGCCGCTGCACATCACCTACGCCGCCCTGGACTACCACTGGGTGTTCGGCAGGGCCATGTGCAAGGTCAGCAGCTTCCTGCTCATCCACAACATGTACACCAGCGTCTTCCTGCTCACCGCCATCAGCCTGGACCGCTGCGTCTCCGTGCTGCTCCCCGTCTGGTCCCAGAACCACCGCAGCGTCCGGCTGGCCTACGCGGCCTGCGTGGTCATCTGGGTCCTGGCCTTCTGCCTGAGCTCCCCGTCCCTCGTCTTCCGGGACACCGCCAGCCTGCACGGCAAGACCTCCTGCTTCAACAACTTCAGCCTGTCCGCCGCCGGCCCGGCCGGCCGGGTCGGGTCCAGCCCACACGTGCTGGTGACCGTCACCCGCTTTCTGTGTGGCTTCCTGGTCCCCGTCCTCGTCATCACGGCCTGCTACCTCACCATCGTCTGCAGGCTGCGGCGCCACCGCCTGGCCAAGACCAAGAAGCCCTTCAAGATCATCGTCACCATCATCGTCACCTTCTTCTGCTGCTGGTGTCCCTACCACACTCTCTACCTGCTGGAGCTACACCACACTGTCCTGCCTGGCCCCGTCTTCAGCCTGGGCCTGCCCCTGGCCACGGCCCTCGCCATCGCCAACAGCTGCATGAACCCCCTTCTGTACGTCTTCATGGGCCAGGACTTCAAGAAGTTCAAGGTGACGCTCTTCTCCCGCCTGGTCAACGCTCTGAGTGAGGACACGGGccactcctccttccccagccacaGGAGCTTCACCCGGATGTCGTCAGTGAACGACAAGTCTTCGGTGAACGAGAGGGAGACCAGCATGCTGTGA